From Bradyrhizobium sp. sBnM-33:
GGACATCAGCGCGGGCGGATAGACGCAACCGCGCAGCACGGGCGTAACGTCGATTTTGATTTGCACCCCATCGGCACGAGCCTGGAGCTTTACGAGATTGCCTTCGAAGTGCTGCTCGATCAATTTGGAGCCGGGGATGGCTTTCTGAACTCTTTGTGCAATTCGCTTTAGCGCGGTGCTGATGGCGGCTAAGGATTCCACACGCGGCTGAACCGGCAAATAGGTGAGGTCGATATCGACCGACAGCCGAGGCATATTGCGCACAAAGAGATTGATGGCAGTTCCGCCTTTGAGCGCAAAGCAGTCTTCCTGCGCCACCAAGGGAAGAATGCGCATCAGCAACGTAACCTGACGGCGGTATTGTTCATTAAACGCCATTCAGATCCTCCGGGACGGTGATCTGGTAGGCGGAGTCAAACTTCCCGCCCTTCACCAACATACGTTTGCCTGCGCCAAGATCGACCGCGCTCTTATCGACGTGTTTGAGCCATGTGTGCTTATGGCGATCGGCGAAAAAGAAGAACAGGCGCTTCACTTTCACGCTGCGGCAATCGACCAGTAATTTTTGCAGCCGTCGCGGCCTTAGATTTGGTAGGCCTTCCATCAGTTTGTCGGCCTGCTCGAAGCTTTCATGTGCCGGTAGCTCATCGAGCGTTTCAAGATAAGCGCGCTCAGGCATTGAAAGGGTCAATGGCCAATCCCATTGACCCCAAGGCTGCGCCATGAAGCCTGATTGTGCGAGAACGTCATTACGGGATTTGGTGACATCCCATTTTAGGCTGCCAAGTCCGAAGGTGACCGGGTCGTTCTTGAACAACCTTTTGCTGTTGTGAAAGACGAATTTGGCGCCCACGCGTAGCTTTCCAAGCCAGGTCGGCGGGGACTTCGGCCCATATAGGTGGACCTCTGTTGTTGTCTGCGAGAGATAATGCGCGAAGCCCTGGAGTTCGAGGGCAGTGCGGCCACCTACTATGAGGGGGCTGGCGTTCAATATCGTCTGCAACGATATGACGGCTTGCTGCCAGCTCAATGCACCGCGTGGTTTTCGATACACGCTACGCGCGGGTTGTTCGAGGCGACCCGTCGATACGTAGTGGCTGACAAGGTTGGTCGCATAGCCTTTCTTTCGAAGCCAAGCGGCATCCACGAGCAAGCCTTCCGGAAGCTCGTTCTGGAGTTGGTTTAGCTTGCTGGTGCTTAGCTCAGCCATATTGAGCAATATAGCATATCTTTAAACCAAGGGCTAGTTTAAAAATTCTCTTATTTACTCAATAGTGTTGAGTATATCGCGCCACAAGCGAACCTAGCCTCGTTCTGAGGGCTTAACATCGCTGGACATTTGTAGAACCGACTTGTTTTTGACCGAAGTCTTGCACATTGTAAACCCTCGTTCCCCTGATTCGTCTCGAAGCGCGAGATCAGCCTTGGGGCCACCTTATGGTTGAAGGCGACCGGACCATTAGGGAACGCGGGGCGCACTGGCCCATCCAGCACGACACTTAGCGAAAAAGCGCATCTGATTTCGGTGGATCAACATGAAACGCCTCGTTTTTTGCTTTGACGGTACATGGAATGCGTTGAACGCGGATACGCCGACCAACGTCGTTTTGACCGCGGCGAGTATCGTC
This genomic window contains:
- a CDS encoding type IV toxin-antitoxin system AbiEi family antitoxin, whose translation is MAELSTSKLNQLQNELPEGLLVDAAWLRKKGYATNLVSHYVSTGRLEQPARSVYRKPRGALSWQQAVISLQTILNASPLIVGGRTALELQGFAHYLSQTTTEVHLYGPKSPPTWLGKLRVGAKFVFHNSKRLFKNDPVTFGLGSLKWDVTKSRNDVLAQSGFMAQPWGQWDWPLTLSMPERAYLETLDELPAHESFEQADKLMEGLPNLRPRRLQKLLVDCRSVKVKRLFFFFADRHKHTWLKHVDKSAVDLGAGKRMLVKGGKFDSAYQITVPEDLNGV